Proteins from a single region of Chloroflexota bacterium:
- a CDS encoding RNA polymerase sigma factor produces MTDEQAVLRCQDGDREAFHHLVERYQDLLYRTAMLMTGSRALAEELVQGALRSAWRGIHGFQHGCPVKPWLMRYLAREGVSQRRRRPTAGVVPAGPGQPDDSDESRHERQEMRQALAGLDADQRHLLVLHYFADLTVPQLAKALDAGEDTVNTRLGRALGQLREGLEAQGAQEVANDGS; encoded by the coding sequence ATGACGGATGAACAGGCGGTCCTGCGTTGTCAGGACGGCGATCGTGAAGCCTTCCATCACCTGGTGGAACGCTACCAGGACCTGCTCTATCGCACGGCCATGCTGATGACCGGAAGCCGGGCGCTGGCCGAGGAGCTGGTCCAAGGAGCCCTGCGCTCGGCGTGGCGGGGCATCCACGGCTTCCAACACGGGTGCCCGGTCAAACCCTGGCTGATGCGCTATCTCGCCCGCGAGGGCGTGTCGCAGCGCCGCCGCCGGCCGACGGCCGGCGTTGTCCCAGCCGGTCCCGGGCAGCCGGACGACTCCGACGAGTCGCGGCACGAGCGCCAGGAGATGCGTCAGGCTCTGGCGGGCCTCGACGCCGACCAGCGGCACCTCCTGGTGCTGCACTACTTCGCCGATCTCACCGTCCCCCAGCTGGCGAAAGCCCTCGACGCTGGCGAGGACACCGTCAACACCCGCCTCGGCCGCGCGCTCGGTCAACTGCGCGAGGGACTTGAGGCACAAGGTGCCCAGGAGGTCGCCAACGATGGCTCCTAA
- a CDS encoding ParA family protein: MAVTIAVANQKGGVGKTTTTANLAVTLARHDLRVLVIDTDPQSNLTSSFGLDKAVSPSLADSLLHRDAELPRYRVQDSTDIAIDLVPGTPELAAVESELQTKLGREMRLREHVMRIDNDYDFVLVDTPPSLGVLTLNALVAAQWVIIPTEARFFSLRGLQMLTESIEEVTIVNPNLRVLGIVLNKFDRRLREEKHVAGYLQEQWEAEMFASKIPTNSKILEASSSGLSIFAPGARGRGVRRAVNAYEALAEEVLTRAA; encoded by the coding sequence ATGGCTGTCACCATCGCCGTTGCCAATCAGAAGGGCGGCGTCGGCAAGACCACGACCACCGCCAACCTTGCCGTCACGTTGGCCCGCCACGATCTGCGCGTGTTGGTCATCGACACGGACCCGCAGAGCAACCTCACGTCTTCGTTCGGCCTCGACAAGGCCGTGTCGCCCTCGCTGGCGGATTCCCTGCTGCACCGCGACGCCGAGCTGCCGCGCTATCGCGTGCAGGACTCCACGGACATCGCCATCGACCTTGTGCCGGGCACGCCGGAGCTGGCGGCGGTGGAGAGCGAACTTCAGACCAAGCTGGGTCGCGAGATGCGCCTGCGCGAGCACGTGATGCGCATCGACAACGACTACGATTTCGTGCTCGTCGACACGCCGCCGTCGCTGGGCGTGCTGACGCTCAACGCGCTGGTCGCCGCGCAGTGGGTCATCATTCCCACGGAGGCGCGCTTCTTCTCTCTGCGCGGCCTGCAGATGCTCACGGAGAGCATCGAAGAGGTGACCATCGTGAATCCGAACCTGCGCGTGCTTGGCATCGTGCTCAACAAGTTCGACCGACGCCTGCGCGAGGAAAAGCACGTGGCCGGATATCTGCAGGAGCAGTGGGAGGCGGAGATGTTCGCCTCGAAGATTCCAACGAATAGCAAGATCCTGGAAGCGTCGAGCTCCGGGCTGTCGATTTTTGCGCCCGGAGCGCGTGGCCGCGGGGTGCGCCGGGCGGTCAACGCCTACGAGGCCCTGGCCGAGGAGGTGCTCACGCGTGCCGCCTAG
- the ftsZ gene encoding cell division protein FtsZ, whose product MPPSDRGGFDPARMDANNRPPGLVPRILSRDAPLPGRATGFTQIRVIGVGGAGVNAVDRMIDAGLNGVEFVAVNTDAQALRGSRASEIVQIGTHTTGQLGAGGDPRRGAKAASESAGALAEATEGADMVFIAAGMGGGTGTGAAPAIAEIASEQGALTVGVVTSPFTFEGTRRGQIAADGIQALGEQVDALIVVHNDRLLKMSDPRMGIGDAFVLADEMLQRGVQGITDLILTTGIVNVDFADVRAVMSNAGPALMGVGEASGEDRAVTAVNEAMHSPLLETSIEDARGVLLNVTASEDVTLVELNTAAQAVADVVADDANIIFGSVIDPRLSQGVRITLIATGCRPASAAQTSTPGRRARRRTSRTATARSPFTMVPTPANRDETGAAGR is encoded by the coding sequence GTGCCGCCTAGCGACCGCGGCGGCTTCGACCCCGCGCGCATGGACGCCAACAACCGGCCGCCGGGGCTGGTGCCGCGCATCCTGTCGCGCGACGCCCCGCTGCCGGGGCGGGCGACGGGCTTCACTCAGATTCGGGTGATCGGCGTGGGCGGCGCCGGGGTGAACGCGGTGGACCGCATGATCGACGCCGGGCTCAACGGCGTGGAGTTCGTGGCCGTGAATACCGACGCCCAGGCGCTGCGCGGCTCGCGCGCCTCCGAGATCGTGCAGATCGGAACGCACACCACCGGGCAGCTCGGCGCGGGCGGCGACCCGCGGCGCGGCGCGAAGGCGGCCAGCGAGAGCGCCGGCGCCCTGGCCGAGGCCACGGAAGGCGCCGACATGGTGTTCATTGCGGCAGGGATGGGCGGCGGCACGGGCACCGGCGCCGCGCCGGCAATCGCCGAGATCGCCTCGGAGCAGGGCGCGCTGACGGTTGGCGTGGTGACGAGCCCGTTCACCTTCGAGGGCACGCGCCGCGGCCAGATCGCCGCGGACGGGATTCAGGCGCTTGGCGAGCAGGTGGACGCGCTCATCGTGGTCCACAACGACCGGCTGTTGAAGATGTCCGATCCGCGCATGGGCATTGGCGACGCCTTCGTGCTCGCCGACGAGATGCTGCAGCGCGGCGTGCAGGGCATCACCGACCTCATCCTCACGACCGGAATCGTCAACGTGGACTTCGCGGACGTGCGCGCGGTCATGTCCAACGCCGGCCCCGCGCTGATGGGGGTGGGCGAAGCTTCCGGCGAGGACCGGGCAGTCACGGCCGTCAACGAAGCCATGCACAGCCCGCTGCTCGAAACCAGCATCGAGGACGCGCGGGGCGTGCTGCTCAACGTCACCGCCTCGGAAGACGTCACGCTAGTCGAGTTGAATACGGCCGCGCAGGCGGTGGCCGACGTGGTGGCCGACGACGCCAACATCATCTTCGGCTCGGTGATCGATCCGCGCCTGTCCCAGGGCGTGCGCATCACACTGATTGCCACGGGATGCCGGCCGGCGTCAGCCGCGCAAACGTCGACGCCGGGTCGTCGCGCCCGCCGCCGGACATCGCGAACCGCGACCGCCAGATCTCCCTTTACGATGGTTCCCACGCCAGCCAATCGCGACGAAACCGGCGCCGCCGGCCGCTGA